DNA from Nitrospira sp.:
ACAACAAGTTGGTCGCCCGCGGCGAAGTCGTGGTGGTGAACGAAAAATTCGGCATTCGTCTCACGGACGTGGTGAGCCCGAACCAGCGGATTCAACAACTGGGGTAACCAAGGCCGCCGGCGTTTCGGGATGAATGACGTGCCGGCGAGAGGATGAACGGTCCCCCATGGATCTTTGGGAAAGTGTGGTTCGCATGGCGTCGGCGCTCGGGATCGTGTTGGCGTTGATCCTGGCCCTTCTGGCGGTGGCGCGATCCACCGTCGGCCGGCGGTTTCTCCCCGTAGGCGCCACGCCGTTGGTCCAAATTTTGGGCAGCGGCCAGCTGGGTTCACGGAAACAGATCATGCTGGTGGCGGTCGCCGGTGAAGTGCTGATCCTCGGCACGACTGCCACCGACCTCGTGCCGCTCGGCAAAATCACCGATCCGGACCGGTTGAAAACCCTCTTGGCGGATTCCCCCCAGGTCCCCCCGTCGTCGTCTTCCGGCATCAACCGTTCAGACAGCAGACAGGAGGCCCCTCGTGCGTCCAGCTGATCCGATGCAGCGCGGGGCAAACCGGACGGCAGCCTTGCGGCGGGGACTCTGCCGCATGCTCAGCCTCAGCCTGCTCCTCGTCTATTGCCTCTGCCATGTCTCATCGGCCCAGGCCGAAGGGCCTTCTCTGACACTCGACCTCGGTCAAGGCGGGCCCAAACAGACGGCGGTGGTCCTACAGATCCTCGCGCTCCTGACGGTGCTCTCATTGGCGCCCGCCATGTTCATCATGGTGACCTCCTTCACCAGAATGGTCATCGTCCTGTCGTTCCTCCGGCAAGCCCTCGGCACGCAACAGGTGCCGCCCAACCAGGTCCTCATCAGTCTGGCGCTGTTCCTCACCATGTTCGTCATGGCGCCGGTCGGACAAGCGGTCTACAAGGATTCCCTGCAGCCGCTCCTGGCGGAGCAAATCGGCTATGACGAAGCCTGGAATCGCGGCATTCAGCCGATTCGCGCCTTCATGTTGAAACAGATGCGCGACAAGGATCTCGAACTCTTTCTCGAATTGGCGCATGCGCCCAAGCCGTCCCAGGTGGAGCAGGTTCCGACGCATGTGATCATTCCCGCCTTCGTCCTGAGCGAGCTGCGGATCTCGTTTCAGATCGGCTTCCTGCTCTACATCCCGTTTCTCATCGTGGATATGGTGGTGGCCAGCGTGTTGATGTCCATGGGCATGATGCTGCTGCCGCCCGTCATGATTTCGCTCCCGTTCAAACTGATTCTGTTCGTCCTCGCCGACGGCTGGTACCTGGTCGTCGGATCGATGGTCAAGAGTTTTCAATAGGAGTCGCGCCCATGACGCCTGAAGCCGTGACGGAAATCGGCCGTCAAGCCATCGAGACCGCGATGTTGGTCTCCGCGCCGGTGTTGGGGTTGAGCCTGGTCGTCGGCCTGTTGGTCAGCACCTTCCAGGCGATGACGCAGATCAACGAAGCCACCTTGACGTTCGTGCCGAAGGTGCTGGCGGTGTTTGCGGCGACCCTGTTGTTTCTACCCTGGATGATGGGGGTCTTGATCGCCTTCATGACCCAGATCATCACGAGCATCCCGAACCTCATCCATTCGTAGCGAGTCGAGCCGACGATGAACGCCGCCCAGACCCTGCATCTTGCGTTGCCGCACTTTCAATCGTTTTCGATTTTGTTGGTGCGGATCGCAGGGATCATCAGCGTGTTTCCGATCCTCAATACCCGTACGATTCCGACGCCGCTCAAGGCCGGCCTCGTGACGATGCTGGGTCTAGTGCTCACCCCCATCATTCGGTTGCCCAGTTTGCCGACGGATCCGGCTACGGTGGCCGCAGGCGTCGGCAATGAGTTTTTGATCGGCTTGACGATCGGCCTGGCCGTCCGGCTCCTGTTCTCGGGATTTCAGATGGCCGGTGAATTGATCGGCACTCAGATGGGCTTCAGCGCCATTCAATTGTTCGATCCGACGACCCATCAGAACGCGCCGCTCATCGCACAATTTCAATTGACGCTCGGTTCCCTCGTCTTTCTATCCCTCAACGCCCATCTGCTCGTGGTCCATGCCATCGGGATGAGTTACGAGTTCGTGCCGCCGTTCGCCGCCACCCTGTCCGACAACCTCGCCGACGACATCATCCGGTTGACTCAAAACATGTTGGCGGTCGCACTCAAGCTTGCGGCGCCGGTGTTCGCCACACTGTTGATCGTCAATGCCATCCTGTCGATTCTCGGGCGGGCCGTGACCCAGATGAACGTCTTCGTGCTCAGCTTTCCGATCACGATCGCGGCGGGGCTCTTCGCCATGGGCCTGGCGTTGCCCTTTACCCTCTCCCTGTTCGAGCGTGAATTCATGACGCTGGTGGAGAACATGCTCGCGCTCCTGAAGGTGTTGGGCCATGGCTGAGGGCGCACAGAACCGGACCGAACAGGCGACGCCGAAACGCAAGGCGGATGCGCGCAGCAAGGGCCAGATCGCGCTCAGCCGCGACGCAGTCATGGCGATAGGCCTCTTGGGAAGTGCGGGAACCCTCTATTGGATGGCGCCGGTCATCATGGAGCGTCTGCGCGGGACCCTCCAGCTGTGGCTGACGAGCGCCATGGACGAGACGGCGCATCGGACCCTCAGCCTCGACCATCTGCACCTGCTGCTTGGAAAAATCGGACTGGAGGTGTTTCTGACGCTCGGGCCGGTGGTCGGAGGGATCGCCGTGATCGGCGTGGGGGCCAACCTGATGCAAACCGGCTTTCTCTGGCGGCGGGACGGGTTGCAATGGGATTTTTCTCGGATCAGTCCGATCGGCGGATTCTCGCGACTGTTTTCCCTCCGTTCGTTCAGCGAGTTGGTGAAATCCTGGCTCAAGATTCTGGCCATCGGATGGACCGGTTCTCTCGCGATTCGGGACGACATGGTGCAGTTCTCATCGCTGACCCAGTTCGGCATGGAGGCCCTGTTGCCGACCGTGGGGTGGGCCACGTTCAAGGCCGTGCTCATGATGGGCGGCGCGGCGGCGGTCCTCGGCGCCATCGACTACGGATACCAGCGCTACGAATGGGAGCGCGGGCTGCGGATGTCGCGCGACGAGATCAAAGAGGAGCATCGCGCGGCCGAGGGCGATCCGGGGCTCAAGTCGAAGATCCGCAGCACGCAGAAGGAAATGGCGCGGAAGCGCATGATGGCCGCCGTGCCCAAGGCGGACGTGATCGTGACGAACCCGACTCACCTGGCGGTCGCGCTGCGATACGATTCGAAGGCCATGGGCGCGCCGATCGTCGTGGCGAAGGGGGCCGGGTTCGTCGCCGAGAAGATCCGGGAAATCGGCCGGCATCACGGCATTATGATCGTCGAGAACAAACTGGTGGCCCGCACACTTTACAAGTTGGTCGAGGTGGGTCGAGAAGTCCCCGAAGATCTCTATCGCGCCGTCGCTGAGATCCTGGCGTTTGTGTATCGCGTACGCGGCAAGTTGCCGCCGGCGTGAGAGGAGTCTTCGATGCAGGAATTCATGGAGCGGCCATGACGAACGAGACAACGTCGGTTCCCACGACCTCACTGGTGAAACACCCGGACATTCTGATGTCCGTGGGAGTCGTGGCCATCCTCATGGTGATGTTGATTCCCTTGCCTCGCTTCTTTCTGGACCTGCTGCTGAGCTTCAACATCACCCTCTCCATCACCATCCTGCTGGTCGGCATGCAGGTCCGCCGCCCGCTGGAATTTTCCGTCTTCCCCTCGATTCTGCTGATGGTGACCCTGCTGCGGCTGGCTCTCAACATCGCTTCCACCAGACTCATTCTCCTGCACGGCAACGAAGGGGTGGCGGCGGCGGGCGAGGTCATCAGGGCCTTCGGCAATTTTGTCGTCGGCGGGAACTATACGGTCGGACTGGTGGTGTTCACGATCCTGGTCATCATCAACTTCGTGGTCATCACCAAGGGCGCCGGCCGGGTCGCGGAAGTGGCGGCCCGCTTCACGTTGGATGCGATGCCCGGCAAACAGATGAGCATCGATGCGGATTTGAATGCCGGTTTGATCAACGATAAGGAGGCGCGTCAGCGGCGGAAAGAAATCGCGCAGGAAGCGGATTTTTACGGCGCGATGGACGGCGCCAGCAAATTCGTGCGCGGCGACGCCATTGCGGCGGTCGTCATCACGCTCGTGAATATCTTGGGCGGCTTGACCATCGGGGTGTTGCAACAGGGCATGACCTTGGCCGCAGCCGCGCAGACCTATACCTTGCTGACGGTCGGCGAAGGGTTGGTGGCCCAGCTCCCGGCCCTGATCGTCTCGACCGCGGCCGGTATCGTCATTACCAGGGCTGCGTCCGAGGTCAACCTGGGCTTTGAAATCACCAGGCAGGTCCTCATTTCCCCGAAGGCGGTCGGCACCGCAGCAGGGATCTTGCTCGCGTTGGGCCTGGTTCCAGGGCTTCCCCATCTGGCCTTCCTGGCGCTCGGCGGAATGACCGCTTGGATGGCCTATCAAATCAATGAGCAGCAGAAGGCGGTCGAAGCCACTCCGTCCCAAACCGCTCCACAGGTCAAGGCCGAAGAAGCCGGCACCCAGGTGGTTCCGCTGGATCTCATGGAAGTGCATGTGGGCTATGGCCTCATCAACCTGGTCGATGGAGGGCGGGGAGGCGGGTTGCTCGATCGCATCAAGGGATTACGCCGTCAGTTTGCGGAACAGATGGGATTCGTCCTTCCGCCGATTCACATCCGGGACAATCTGCAGCTCAGGCCGAACGAATATGCGACGCTCCTCAAGGGTGTCGAGTTGGCCAAATCGGAAGTCATGCCGGCCCATGTGTTGGCGATCGACCCCGGAACGGCCCAACGGGGTATCATTCACGGGCTCCCGACCAAAGAGCCGGCCTTCGGACTGCCGGCTATGTGGGTGCCGGAGCAAGAGCACGAACGGGCGCAGATGGCGGGCTATACGGTCGTGGACCCCGGCTCCGCCATCGCTACCCACCTGTCGGAACTCATCAAACGGCACGCCCACGAACTCCTGGGGCGGCAAGAAGTGCAGGGGTTGCTCGATCAACTGGGCAAGAACCATCCCAAACTGGTCGAGGAGGTCATCCCCAATCTGATTCCATTGGGGACGCTGGTCCGGGTCCTGTCGCATCTCCTGCGCGAAGGGGTTCCGATCCGCGACTTGCGCAGTATCCTCGAAACCATTGCCGACCATGCGCCGACCACGAAGGACCCGGATATCCTGACGGAAGTGGCCAGGCAGGCCCTTGGACGGACCATTACCAGGCAATACCTTGCGCCGGATGGTTCGTTGCCGATCATCGGACTGGATCCGCGGCTGGACCGTACCCTGGCGGAGCAGGCCAATTCGACCCCGCAGGGCAACCAGTGGATTCCCGATCCGCAAGTGGCACAGAAACTGCTGGCAGCATTGAAACAGGCTGCGGAGCGAATGGTCGGGCGGGGGCATCAACCGGTGATTCTCTGTTCGCCCTCCTTGCGGCGGCATCTGCGAAAGCTCACGGACCGTATTCTGCACTCCGTCCCGATTTTGGGTCTGAACGAGGTGGATACGGTCGTGCGGTTGCAGGCGATAGAAACGGTGCGCCTCGACCTCGAAGTCGGTGAGACGAGGAGCCTGGCATGAAAGTACGGACCTTTCACGTGAAATCAATGCACGAGGCCATTCGCTCGATCAAGGACACCCTCGGCCCCGATGCGGTGATCCTCTCCACGAAACGAGTGCGATCCTGGGACAACGGCTTCGGCCTGCTGGGCGGTTCCGTGTTGGAGGTCATGGCCGCCATCGAAGATGACGCAGCAGTACCAGCCCCGGCGCCGTTGTTGGAACACGATGACCGACCCCGTCCCGCCGCCTCGCCAGTTCCTGCGCTCCCGGCGAAAGAGTCGCGGTTTCAACAGACCTTGCAGGGTGCGATGGACAGGTCCGTCGGGGGACCGCGACCGGCTCCCCGCCAAGCGCAGGTCCTCACCAAAAAAACAGGAGTGACGCAGGAGCCGGTACAGAAGAAAGGGGAGTGCCACGGTCCCGCGATCCCTTCCTTTCAACGTGTCTACGAAGATTTGCTCGCACAGGGTGTGGAACATGCCACGGCGGAAAGTTGTCTGCGCGAGTTGCAGGCGACGCTGATCGATCCGAGTGCGTCGCGCAGCCATTCCTCCTTGCAATTGCTGCGGACGGTCCTGTTGGCCAAGATCAAGACCGCCGGTCCTCTGCTGGGCGCCGGTGGGCAGCAGAAGATTGCGCTGTTCATCGGTCCCAGCGGGGCCGGCAAGACCTCGACCATCGCCAAGCTGGCCACGCAATACGGGATCGTCGAGCAGCGGAGCATCGCGCTGATCACGATGGACACCTATCGGCCGGCGGCGGTGGAGCAACTCCGTTTGTATGCGGACGTGCTGGGCATCGATCTTTCCGTGGCCGGTTCCTGTGAAGAAGTCCATGG
Protein-coding regions in this window:
- a CDS encoding Flagellar biosynthesis protein FliP, which gives rise to MRPADPMQRGANRTAALRRGLCRMLSLSLLLVYCLCHVSSAQAEGPSLTLDLGQGGPKQTAVVLQILALLTVLSLAPAMFIMVTSFTRMVIVLSFLRQALGTQQVPPNQVLISLALFLTMFVMAPVGQAVYKDSLQPLLAEQIGYDEAWNRGIQPIRAFMLKQMRDKDLELFLELAHAPKPSQVEQVPTHVIIPAFVLSELRISFQIGFLLYIPFLIVDMVVASVLMSMGMMLLPPVMISLPFKLILFVLADGWYLVVGSMVKSFQ
- a CDS encoding Flagellar biosynthesis protein FlhB: MAEGAQNRTEQATPKRKADARSKGQIALSRDAVMAIGLLGSAGTLYWMAPVIMERLRGTLQLWLTSAMDETAHRTLSLDHLHLLLGKIGLEVFLTLGPVVGGIAVIGVGANLMQTGFLWRRDGLQWDFSRISPIGGFSRLFSLRSFSELVKSWLKILAIGWTGSLAIRDDMVQFSSLTQFGMEALLPTVGWATFKAVLMMGGAAAVLGAIDYGYQRYEWERGLRMSRDEIKEEHRAAEGDPGLKSKIRSTQKEMARKRMMAAVPKADVIVTNPTHLAVALRYDSKAMGAPIVVAKGAGFVAEKIREIGRHHGIMIVENKLVARTLYKLVEVGREVPEDLYRAVAEILAFVYRVRGKLPPA
- a CDS encoding Flagellar biosynthesis protein FliQ gives rise to the protein MTPEAVTEIGRQAIETAMLVSAPVLGLSLVVGLLVSTFQAMTQINEATLTFVPKVLAVFAATLLFLPWMMGVLIAFMTQIITSIPNLIHS
- a CDS encoding Flagellar biosynthesis protein FliR; the protein is MNAAQTLHLALPHFQSFSILLVRIAGIISVFPILNTRTIPTPLKAGLVTMLGLVLTPIIRLPSLPTDPATVAAGVGNEFLIGLTIGLAVRLLFSGFQMAGELIGTQMGFSAIQLFDPTTHQNAPLIAQFQLTLGSLVFLSLNAHLLVVHAIGMSYEFVPPFAATLSDNLADDIIRLTQNMLAVALKLAAPVFATLLIVNAILSILGRAVTQMNVFVLSFPITIAAGLFAMGLALPFTLSLFEREFMTLVENMLALLKVLGHG
- a CDS encoding Flagellar biosynthesis protein FlhA, producing MTNETTSVPTTSLVKHPDILMSVGVVAILMVMLIPLPRFFLDLLLSFNITLSITILLVGMQVRRPLEFSVFPSILLMVTLLRLALNIASTRLILLHGNEGVAAAGEVIRAFGNFVVGGNYTVGLVVFTILVIINFVVITKGAGRVAEVAARFTLDAMPGKQMSIDADLNAGLINDKEARQRRKEIAQEADFYGAMDGASKFVRGDAIAAVVITLVNILGGLTIGVLQQGMTLAAAAQTYTLLTVGEGLVAQLPALIVSTAAGIVITRAASEVNLGFEITRQVLISPKAVGTAAGILLALGLVPGLPHLAFLALGGMTAWMAYQINEQQKAVEATPSQTAPQVKAEEAGTQVVPLDLMEVHVGYGLINLVDGGRGGGLLDRIKGLRRQFAEQMGFVLPPIHIRDNLQLRPNEYATLLKGVELAKSEVMPAHVLAIDPGTAQRGIIHGLPTKEPAFGLPAMWVPEQEHERAQMAGYTVVDPGSAIATHLSELIKRHAHELLGRQEVQGLLDQLGKNHPKLVEEVIPNLIPLGTLVRVLSHLLREGVPIRDLRSILETIADHAPTTKDPDILTEVARQALGRTITRQYLAPDGSLPIIGLDPRLDRTLAEQANSTPQGNQWIPDPQVAQKLLAALKQAAERMVGRGHQPVILCSPSLRRHLRKLTDRILHSVPILGLNEVDTVVRLQAIETVRLDLEVGETRSLA
- a CDS encoding Flagellar biosynthesis protein FlhF, whose product is MKVRTFHVKSMHEAIRSIKDTLGPDAVILSTKRVRSWDNGFGLLGGSVLEVMAAIEDDAAVPAPAPLLEHDDRPRPAASPVPALPAKESRFQQTLQGAMDRSVGGPRPAPRQAQVLTKKTGVTQEPVQKKGECHGPAIPSFQRVYEDLLAQGVEHATAESCLRELQATLIDPSASRSHSSLQLLRTVLLAKIKTAGPLLGAGGQQKIALFIGPSGAGKTSTIAKLATQYGIVEQRSIALITMDTYRPAAVEQLRLYADVLGIDLSVAGSCEEVHGAIEQAREAELILIDTPGFNPYEPIAAQRWRGLLNGTAPIEVHLVLAAGTRVPDLVVSTGQCVDVPSLRLLFTKLDETTGYGGIFEAAHRTGVPLSYWGSGQRVPDDLMLAQVDRLGDLLLGGQMRTPALPSNRPWHRQVEQAILPGSKTHW